A window of Streptomyces sp. DG1A-41 contains these coding sequences:
- a CDS encoding iron chelate uptake ABC transporter family permease subunit, whose amino-acid sequence MNRTDVKPDVKPSVTPGVRLGQVSFVWRPWIVCVSLLLAAATFLVFCLSIGVGDFPIGLPRVIATIVGRGEQVDEFVIMDLRMPRALAGVVVGVALGVSGALTQSIARNPLASPDVLGITNGAGAVAVFLVTVSGGTAAAVVDSVGLSAAALLGGLGTGLLVYFLAWRRGIDGLRLILIGISVSAVMEALTTWLLVSADIRDVAKAQAWLVGSLDDRSWDEVQVAVWGTLVLLVVVAGAAFQFKPMHLGDDVAAGLGVRYSAVRAVLLLCAVLLAGVAVSAAGPVPFVALVAPQVAMRLARCPTPPLVASALFGALLLTGSDLVARTALPVSLPVGVVTAAIGGPFLVYLLVRANRR is encoded by the coding sequence ATGAACAGGACAGACGTGAAGCCGGACGTGAAGCCGTCGGTGACGCCGGGCGTGCGGCTCGGCCAGGTGTCGTTCGTGTGGCGGCCGTGGATCGTGTGCGTCTCGCTGCTGCTCGCGGCGGCGACGTTCCTGGTGTTCTGCCTGTCCATCGGCGTCGGGGACTTCCCCATCGGGCTGCCCCGGGTGATCGCCACGATCGTCGGCCGGGGCGAGCAGGTCGACGAGTTCGTGATCATGGATCTGCGGATGCCGCGGGCCCTGGCCGGGGTCGTCGTGGGCGTCGCGCTGGGGGTGTCCGGTGCGCTCACGCAGTCCATCGCCCGCAATCCGCTGGCCAGTCCGGACGTCCTGGGCATCACCAACGGCGCCGGCGCGGTCGCGGTGTTCCTGGTGACGGTGTCGGGCGGGACGGCCGCGGCGGTCGTCGACTCCGTCGGCCTGTCGGCGGCGGCGCTCCTGGGCGGCCTCGGCACGGGCCTGCTGGTGTACTTCCTCGCCTGGCGGCGCGGGATCGACGGCCTCCGGCTCATCCTCATCGGCATCTCGGTGAGTGCCGTGATGGAGGCCCTCACGACCTGGCTGCTGGTCTCGGCCGACATCAGGGACGTCGCCAAGGCCCAGGCCTGGCTGGTCGGCTCGCTGGACGACCGGTCGTGGGACGAGGTCCAGGTGGCCGTCTGGGGCACGCTCGTCCTCCTGGTCGTCGTGGCGGGCGCCGCGTTCCAGTTCAAGCCGATGCACCTCGGTGACGACGTCGCCGCGGGCCTGGGGGTCCGTTACTCGGCCGTGCGGGCGGTCCTCCTCCTGTGCGCCGTGCTGCTGGCCGGCGTGGCGGTGAGCGCGGCCGGTCCGGTCCCCTTCGTGGCGCTGGTGGCCCCGCAGGTGGCGATGCGTCTGGCGAGATGCCCGACGCCGCCCCTGGTGGCCTCCGCGCTGTTCGGTGCGCTGCTGCTGACCGGCTCGGACCTGGTCGCCCGCACGGCACTGCCCGTCAGTCTCCCGGTCGGCGTGGTCACCGCGGCGATCGGCGGCCCCTTCCTCGTCTATCTGCTGGTACGGGCGAACCGCAGATAG
- a CDS encoding ABC transporter ATP-binding protein: protein MVTQSVTGVESESDHASRLAARGVTVGYGARTVIDDLDVAIPPGVITTIIGPNGCGKSTLLRTLSRLLKPSKGTVVLDGDDIARLRTRDVARKLGLLPQAPVAPEGLTVADLVARGRHPHQSWLRQWSSDDADVVARALAMTGVSDLADRPVDALSGGQRQRVWISMTLAQGTDLLLLDEPTTYLDLAHAMDVLDLVDDLHESGCTVVMVLHDLNLAARYSDNLIVMRAGSILAQGHPRDVLTAELLHEAFGLHAKVIEDPVGDRPLIVPIGRTHVQLD from the coding sequence GTGGTCACTCAGTCCGTCACCGGGGTCGAGTCCGAGTCCGATCACGCCTCACGGCTGGCAGCCAGGGGCGTCACGGTCGGATACGGCGCCCGGACCGTCATCGACGATCTCGACGTGGCGATACCCCCCGGGGTCATCACCACCATCATCGGCCCCAACGGCTGTGGAAAATCGACCCTGTTGAGGACCCTGTCCCGGCTGCTGAAGCCGTCCAAGGGGACGGTCGTGCTGGACGGTGACGACATCGCCCGGCTCAGGACGCGGGACGTGGCGAGGAAACTCGGCCTGCTGCCGCAGGCGCCGGTCGCGCCCGAGGGCCTGACGGTGGCCGACCTGGTCGCCAGGGGCCGCCATCCGCACCAGAGCTGGCTGCGGCAGTGGTCCTCGGACGACGCCGACGTCGTGGCACGCGCCCTGGCCATGACCGGGGTGTCCGACCTGGCCGACCGCCCGGTCGACGCGCTGTCCGGCGGCCAGCGGCAGCGCGTCTGGATTTCGATGACCCTGGCCCAGGGCACCGATCTGCTGCTGCTGGACGAGCCGACCACCTACCTCGACCTGGCGCACGCGATGGACGTGCTCGATCTGGTCGACGACCTGCACGAGTCGGGATGCACCGTGGTGATGGTGCTGCACGACCTCAACCTGGCCGCGCGCTACAGCGACAACCTCATCGTGATGCGGGCGGGGTCGATCCTGGCCCAGGGGCATCCCCGTGACGTGCTGACCGCCGAGCTGCTGCACGAGGCGTTCGGACTGCACGCCAAGGTCATCGAAGACCCGGTGGGCGACCGGCCGCTGATCGTCCCGATCGGTCGCACGCACGTCCAACTCGACTAG
- a CDS encoding iron-siderophore ABC transporter substrate-binding protein produces the protein MLLHRTTRRTPWRRVAALLSAATLGVGLLAGCGSESDSADKGSDSTSTAAAGAFPVTVEHAFGTTKVTEAPKRVVTVGYTDDQTVLAFGIKPVGMTDQYPNPAGQSPDINTQWPWVKDKWGDTKPEVIMKNGDSGPNYEKIAALRPDLIIAVYSEIDQAGYDKLSKIAPTVARTKAEKEPFSAPWQDNAVHIAKALGKAEEGEKMVQDIQGRLDTAKKAHPELANQTAVVLSWYENSVAPFTSTDVRGRLVTGIGFTYQTEIDKVADGSFYTKLSPERIDLVDVDRIFVINDKADTAALKKFKLFANLEAVKKGNVSYLLDSEGPAVGAAISQGTLLSMPYAVDELAKSVAE, from the coding sequence ATGCTCCTCCACAGAACGACGCGCAGGACGCCATGGCGTCGGGTCGCGGCGCTGCTCTCCGCCGCGACGCTCGGCGTCGGCCTCCTCGCGGGGTGCGGCTCCGAGTCGGACTCGGCGGACAAGGGCAGCGACTCCACCTCGACCGCCGCGGCCGGCGCCTTCCCGGTCACCGTGGAGCACGCGTTCGGCACCACGAAGGTCACCGAGGCCCCGAAGCGGGTCGTCACCGTCGGCTACACCGACGACCAGACCGTCCTGGCGTTCGGCATCAAGCCGGTCGGCATGACCGACCAGTACCCGAACCCGGCCGGCCAGAGCCCCGACATCAACACCCAGTGGCCCTGGGTGAAGGACAAGTGGGGCGACACCAAGCCCGAGGTCATCATGAAGAACGGTGACTCCGGCCCCAACTACGAGAAGATCGCCGCCCTGCGCCCGGACTTGATCATCGCGGTCTACTCCGAGATCGACCAGGCCGGCTACGACAAGCTCTCCAAGATCGCGCCGACGGTGGCCCGCACCAAGGCCGAGAAGGAGCCGTTCAGCGCCCCCTGGCAGGACAACGCCGTGCACATCGCCAAGGCGCTCGGCAAGGCCGAGGAGGGCGAGAAGATGGTGCAGGACATCCAGGGCAGGCTCGACACCGCCAAGAAGGCGCACCCCGAACTCGCGAACCAGACCGCCGTCGTCCTGTCCTGGTACGAGAACTCGGTGGCGCCGTTCACCTCCACCGACGTGCGCGGCCGGCTCGTGACGGGCATCGGCTTCACGTACCAGACCGAGATCGACAAGGTCGCGGACGGCAGCTTCTACACCAAGCTCTCGCCCGAGCGCATCGACCTGGTCGACGTCGACCGCATCTTCGTGATCAACGACAAGGCCGACACGGCAGCCCTGAAGAAGTTCAAGCTGTTCGCCAACCTGGAGGCCGTGAAGAAGGGCAACGTGTCCTACCTGCTGGACAGCGAGGGCCCGGCGGTCGGCGCCGCCATCTCCCAGGGCACCCTGCTGTCCATGCCGTACGCCGTGGACGAGCTCGCGAAGTCGGTGGCCGAGTAG